A single window of Macaca mulatta isolate MMU2019108-1 chromosome 17, T2T-MMU8v2.0, whole genome shotgun sequence DNA harbors:
- the OBI1 gene encoding ORC ubiquitin ligase 1, which yields MAQTVQNVTLSLTLPITCHICLGKVRQPVICINNHVFCSICIDLWLKNNSQCPACRVPITPENPCKEIIGGTSESEPTLSHTVRKHLRKTRLELLHKEYEDEIDCLQKEVEELKSKNLSLESQIKTILDPLTLVQGNQNEDKHLVTDNPTKINPETVAEWKKKLRTANEIYEKVKDDVDKLKEANKKLKLENGGLVRENLRLKAEVDNRSPQKFGRFAVAALQSKVEQYERETNRLKKALERSDKYIEELESQVAQLKNSSEEKEAMNSICRRAPSADGKGSKGSEEDVASKNQGDSARKQPGSSTTSSSHLAKPSSSRLCDTSSARQESTSKAEINCSKNKDLYQKQVEIMLDVTDTSMDTYLEREWGNKPSDCVPYKDEELYDLPAPCTPLSLSCLQLSTPENRESSVVQAGGSKKHSNHLRKLVFDDFCDSSNVSNKDSSEDDISRSENEKKSECFSSPKTGFWECCSTSYAQNLDFESSEGTTIANSVGEIASKLSEKSGSCVSKRLNSIRSFEMNRTRTSSEASMDAAYLDKISELDSMMSESDNSKSPCNNGFKSLDLDGLSKSSQGSEFLEEPDKLEEKTKLNLSKGSLTNDQLENGNEWKPTSFFLLSPSDQEMNEDFSLHSSSCPVTDEIKPPSCLFQTEFSQGILLSSSHRLFEDQRFGSSLFKMSSEMHSLHNHLQSPWSTSFVPEKRNKNVNQSTKRKIQSSLSNASPSKATKS from the exons gtaCGTCAGCCTGTCATATGTATCAACAACCATGTATTTTGTTCAATTTGTATTGATTTGTGGTTGAAGAATAATAGCCAGTGTCCAGCTTGCAGAGTCCCCATCACTCCTGAAAATCCTTGCAAAGAAATTATAG gaGGAACAAGTGAAAGTGAACCTACGCTAAGCCACACAGTCAGGAAGCATCTTCGGAAAACTAGACTTGAATTATTACACAAAGAGTATGAG GACGAAATAGATTGTTTACAGAAAGAAGTAGAAGAGCTTAAGAGTAAAAATCTCAGCTTGGAGTCACAGATCAAAACTATTCTGGATCCTTTAACCTTGGTGCAGGGCAACCAAAATGAAGACAAACATCTAGTCACAGATAATCCAACTAAAATTAACCCAGAAACTGTAGCAGAGTGGAAGAAAAAACTCAGAACAGCTAATGAAATCTATGAAAAAGTGAAAGATGATGTGGATAAGCTAAAGGAG gcaaataaaaaattgaaattggaaAATGGTGGCCTGGTGAGGGAGAATTTACGACTGAAGGCTGAAGTTGATAACAGATCACCTCAAAA GTTTGGAAGGTTTGCAGTTGCTGCTCTTCAGTCCAAAGTAGAACAGTATGAGCGTGAAACCAATCGCCTCAAGAAAGCCCTGGAACGAAGTGATAAGTATATAGAGGAACTAGAATCTCAAGTTGCACAGCTAAAAAATTCAAGTGAAGAGAAGGAAGCTATGAATTCCATTTGCCGGAGAGCACCTTCTGCAGATGGCAAAGGGAGCAAAGGCAGTGAGGAGGATGTGGCATCAAAGAATCAAGGTGATAGTGCCAGAAAGCAGCCTGGCTCATCCACCACCAGTTCTTCTCACCTAGCAAAGCCTTCCAGCAGCAGACTGTGTGACACCAGTTCTGCAAGGCAGGAAAGTACCAGCAAAGCAGAAATTAACTGTTCTAAGAACAAAGACCTATATCAAAAACAGGTAGAAATAATGTTAGATGTGACAGATACAAGTATGGATACTTATTTGGAAAGAGAATGGGGAAATAAACCAAGTGACTGTGTGCCCTACAAAGATGAAGAACTTTATGATCTTCCAGCTCCTTGTACTCCTTTGTCCCTTAGTTGCCTTCAGCTCAGTACTCCAGAAAATAGAGAGAGCTCTGTGGTCCAAGCAGGAGGTTCCAAAAAGCACTCAAACCATCTCAGAAAATTGGTGTTTGATGATTTTTGTGATTCTTCAAATGTTTCTAATAAAGATTCATCAGAAGATGATATAAGtagaagtgaaaatgaaaagaaatcagaatGTTTTTCTTCCCCAAAGACAGGATTTTGGGAATGTTGTTCCACAAGCTATGCCCAAAACTTAGATTTTGAAAGTTCAGAGGGGACCACGATAGCAAATTCTGTTGGCGAAATAGCTTCAAAATTGAGTGAGAAATCAGGCTCATGTGTATCCAAGAGGTTGAATTCTATTCGTTCTTTTGAAATGAACCGGACAAGAACATCCAGTGAAGCATCGATGGATGCTGCTTACCTTGACAAAATCTCTGAGTTGGATTCTATGATGTCAGAGTCAGACAACAGCAAGAGCCCTTGTAATAACGGTTTTAAGTCACTGGATTTGGATGGGTTATCAAAGTCATCTCAAGGCAGTGAATTTCTTGAGGAACCTGACAAGTTGGAAGAAAAAACTAAGCTAAACCTTTCCAAAGGTTCTCTAACTAATGATCAgttagaaaatggaaatgaatggaaacccacttctttttttctcctctctccatctGACCAAGAAATGAATGAAGATTTTTCACTCCATTCCAGTTCTTGTCCAGTAACTGATGAAATCAAACCCCCAAGCTGCTTGTTTCAGACAGAGTTTTCCCAGGGCATTTTGTTAAGCAGTTCACATCGACTATTTGAAGATCAAAGGTTTGGGTCATCTTTGTTTAAGATGTCCTCAGAGATGCACAGTCTTCATAACCACCTTCAGTCTCCTTGGTCTACTTCCTTTGTGCCtgaaaagaggaataaaaatgtgaatcaatcaacaaaaagaaaaatccagagcAGCCTTTCCAATGCCAGCCCATCAAAAGCAACTAAAAGTTGA